A stretch of the Gavia stellata isolate bGavSte3 chromosome 11, bGavSte3.hap2, whole genome shotgun sequence genome encodes the following:
- the LRRC15 gene encoding leucine-rich repeat-containing protein 15 — protein sequence MEQGGWWQWLLLLVGIQLAGGQCPEQCQCVRTAQVECSGAGITAVPSPIPENAMTLQIINTRIAELGDASFGNASLLIGLRIEKNNLSRISPGAFQHLPDLRYLSLASNKLQELPVQVFKPLDKLESLLLSSNQILQVEPSHFAHLSNLKELQLHGNNLQELKEGVFDQLTSLTKLNLARNNIDRLPPQAFERLARLQVLRLYENRLRQIPAGAFDGLPELQELGLHQNQLETLSPELFMHNGNLQKLYLSNNLLAALPSGIFLPLRALAKITLHVNRLRDISPGAFGPMPNLRELWLYENELSTLPAAVFGNLTQLQLLVLSKNRLRSVAPGAFRGLGELLELSLHSNALHRLDAQVLEGLPKLQNISLHHNQLQVLPRGLFGATPGLRHLQLHSNTLEYLPAGIFSPLAALREVKLHNNSWRCDEGILPLRGWLEDNPHKVGEIPPLCAQPPALRGTPIAGLPRDQLLSPWSPTASPHPSTPLPAHPSEAASPEGAWTEPPMGLPVSPREEEKEEEEEERGQWGLTRTQSGVVVAVIVLVCLALLAALVALVVYGCRKKSHVVLMRMKASNEA from the coding sequence ATGGAGCAGGGAGGCTGGTggcagtggctgctgctgctggtgggcaTCCAGCTGGCTGGTGGCCAGTGCCCAGAGCAGTGCCAGTGCGTCCGCACTGCCCAGGTGGAATGCTCTGGTGCCGGCATCACCGCAGTCCCTAGCCCCATCCCTGAGAACGCCATGACCCTCCAGATCATCAACACGCGCATTGCCGAGCTGGGCGACGCGTCCTTCGGCAACGCCTCCCTGCTGATCGGGCTGCGCATCGAGAAGAACAACCTGTCGCGCATCAGCCCCGGGGCCTTCCAGCACCTGCCCGACCTGCGCTACCTCAGCCTGGCCAGCAACAAGTTGCAGGAGCTCCCTGTGCAGGTCTTCAAGCCCCTGGACAAGCTGGAGTCGCTGCTTCTCTCCAGCAACCAGATCCTCCAGGTCGAGCCTTCCCACTTCGCCCACCTAAGCAACCTCAAGGAGCTGCAGCTCCACGGGAACAAcctgcaggagctgaaggaggggGTGTTCGACCAGCTCACCAGCCTCACCAAGCTCAACCTGGCCAGGAACAACATCGATCGCCTGCCGCCCCAGGCCTTCGAGCGGCTGGCGCGGCTGCAGGTGCTGCGGCTCTACGAGAACCGGCTCCGGCAGATCCCAGCGGGCGCCTTCGACGGGCTGCcggagctgcaggagctggggctgcaccAGAACCAGCTGGAGACGCTGTCCCCGGAGCTCTTCATGCACAACGGGAACCTGCAGAAGCTCTACCTGTCCAACAACCTCCTTGCTGCCTTGCCAAGCGGCATCTTCTTGCCCCTGCGTGCCCTCGCCAAGATCACCCTGCACGTCAACCGCCTGCGGGACATCTCCCCTGGTGCCTTTGGGCCTATGCCCAACCTGCGGGAGCTGTGGCTCTACGAGAACGAGCTTTCCACCCTCCCTGCTGCCGTCTTTGGCAACCTcacccagctgcagctcctggtcCTCAGCAAGAACCGGCTGCGCTCCGTGGCGCCAGGGGCTTTCCGGGGCTTGGGGGAGCTGTTGGAGCTGTCGCTGCACTCCAACGCCCTGCACCGCCTGGACGCCCAGGTGCTGGAGGGGCTGCCCAAGCTGCAGAACATCTCCCTGCACCACAAccagctgcaggtgctgccgCGGGGCCTCTTTGGGGCCAccccggggctgcggcaccTGCAGCTGCACTCCAACACGCTGGAGTACCTGCCTGCTGGCATCTTCTCCCCCCTGGCTGCCCTGCGGGAGGTGAAGCTGCACAACAACTCCTGGCGCTGCGACGAGGGCATCCTGCCCCTGCGGGGCTGGCTGGAGGACAACCCCCACAAGGTGGGCGAGATACCCCCCCTCTGtgcccagccccctgccctgcgGGGCACCCCCATCGCTGGGCTGCCGCGGGACCAGCTCCTTTCCCCCTGGTCCCCCACTgcctccccccatcccagcaccccACTCCCAGCTCACCCCTCTGAGGCAGCATCGCCAGAGGGTGCCTGGACGGAGCCCCCCATGGGGCTGCCGGTCTCCCCccgggaggaggagaaggaggaagaggaggaggagagggggcagtGGGGGCTGACGCGCACGCAGAgcggggtggtggtggcggtCATCGTGCTGGTGTGTCTGGCCCTGCTCGCCGCTCTCGTGGCACTGGTGGTCTACGGCTGTAGGAAGAAGAGCCACGTTGTGCTCATGAGGATGAAGGCATCTAACGAAGCCTGA
- the CPN2 gene encoding carboxypeptidase N subunit 2: MAGAAAYAGSAPGLVPLCFWLQKLLPQQQPPVGADVCPAEAGDEAWLLLQCRLVVYVLLGLGSLLVGGLPPPCPPACQCYDTSKVFCSEERMQEIPAGLPGNATQLFFVETALSSIRCGALGSSTILTKLVFLNNDIQELEAGAFWGLPNLTELEVSGNPLPAVSPGVLVGLPSLSKLSLGANTIRSLQPGLFAAVSRLQDLRLPGNKIEALHPGIFRPLRRLQTLDLSQNALAELPAGLLAPLAALRLLKLSDNLLVRVLPGAFGALGQLAELHLDGNRLEELPAGAFAGLGELRRLQLQHNALGSLAPDIFASLPNLTILSLEGNRLATLPAALLAGTPHLLHLSLAGNQLETLPQGLFANLSALQTLALSHNAMDHLPPGVFQGLAGLAALQLSHNNLSSLPAGLLAGLPLLASLVLDHNRLARLPPGLFDANDQLARVGLTHNPWACDCHLAYLLGWLQGFAEPLTHAQASCASPAALRGRSLLEVPQGQLKCLGEPSIPPEEGWDRVPGEDAPGQCTYSNPEGTVHAACDATSCQQLSLRLPPPSPPPRQAVGPGPAYQGAWVLRSHCGTLQVSVLITAQGGDEATSPRLPPEP, from the coding sequence ATGGCCGGGGCAGCTGCCTATGCTGGCAGTGCCCCAGGGCTTGTTCCCCTGTGTTTCTGGCTGCAAAAgctgcttccccagcagcaACCACCTGTGGGTGCAGAtgtctgccctgctgaggcagGGGATGAGGCTTGGCTCCTTCTCCAGTGCAGGCTGGTGGTCTACGTGCTGCTGGGGTTGGGGTCCCTGCTggtgggggggctgcccccaccctgccccccCGCCTGCCAGTGCTACGACACTTCCAAAGTCTTCTGCTCGGAGGAGAGGATGCAGGAGATCCCGGCAGGCCTGCCAGGGAACGCCACCCAGCTCTTCTTCGTGGAGACGGCCCTGAGCAGCATCCGCTGCGGCGCCCTGGGCTCCAGCACCATCCTCACCAAGCTGGTCTTCCTCAACAATGACATCCAGGAGCTGGAGGCCGGCGCCTTTTGGGGGCTGCCCAACCTCACAGAGCTGGAGGTGTCGGGCAACCCCTTGCCAGCTGTCAGccctggggtgctggtggggctgcCCAGCCTCAGCAAGCTCTCCCTGGGTGCCAACACCATCcgctccctgcagccagggctCTTCGCCGCTGTCTCCCGCCTGCAGGACCTGCGCTTGCCAGGGAACAAAATCGAGGCGCTGCACCCCGGCATCTTCCGCCCGCTCCGGCGCCTCCAGACCCTGGACCTCTCACAGAATGCtctggcagagctgccagctgggctgctggccCCCCTTGCCGCCCTCCGCCTCCTCAAGCTCAGCGACAACCTCCTGGTGCGGGTGCTCCCCGGCGCTTTCGGGGCGCTGGGCCAGCTGGCCGAGCTCCACCTGGACGGTAACCGGCTGGAAGAGCTGCCGGCTGGTGCCTtcgctgggctgggggagctgcggcggctgcagctgcagcacaatgccctgggcagcctggccccCGACATCTTCGCCAGTCTCCCCAACCTTACCATCCTCAGCCTGGAGGGCAACCGCCTGGCCACCCTGCCTGCCGCCCTTCTTGCCGGCACCCCTCACCTCCTCCACCTCTCGCTGGCCGGCAACCAGCTGGAGACACTGCCCCAGGGACTGTTCGCCAACCTGTCAGCGCTGCAGACCCTGGCGCTCTCGCACAACGCCATGGACCATCTCCCCCCTGGGGTTTTCCAGGGCCTGGCGGGGCTGGCAGCACTGCAGCTGAGCCACAACAACCTCTCCAGCCTGCCGGCTGGGCTGCTGGCCGGCCTGCCCCTCCTGGCCTCCCTGGTGCTGGACCACAACCGCCTGGCCCGCCTGCCCCCCGGGCTCTTCGATGCCAATGACCAGCTGGCACGTGTGGGGCTGACCCACAACCCCTGGGCCTGCGACTGCCACCTGGCCTATCTCctgggctggctgcagggcttcGCTGAACCCCTCACCCATGCACAAGCCTCCTGTGCCAGTCCGGCCGCCCTCCGGGGACGGTCCCTGCTGGAGGTCCCCCAGGGGCAGCTGAAGTGCCTGGGAGAGCCCAGCATCCCCCCGGAGGAGGGCTGGGACAGGGTGCCAGGGGAGGATGCTCCAGGGCAGTGCACCTACAGCAATCCTGAGGGCACTGTACATGCGGCCTGCGATGCCACAAgctgccagcagctcagccttcgcctccctcctccttctcctcctcccaggcaggCAGTGGGGCCAGGGCCAGCGTACCAGGGCGCCTGGGTGCTGCGCTCCCACTGTGGCACGCTGCAGGTCAGCGTCCTCATCACAGCGCAGGGTGGGGATGAGGCCACATCACCACGTCTTCCCCCTGAGCCCTAG